A window of Polaribacter litorisediminis contains these coding sequences:
- a CDS encoding ATP-binding protein, with amino-acid sequence MKNNLKKDLANKFKVNIQNCDEEPIHQLGRIDTHGLLFGFNSDQELIYFSSNLQNLIESLLQNSDKIILSHLFNDSIINCFKKFNKSKSLSLIYPTIIDWEGVPHQARFSKSTIGEVLIELESFDKNEPEVLTAKLSSLDCFLKSISSFNREKDMASSAVSHFKELTGFDRVMCYKFDQNGDGEVIAEEKSFGLESFLGLRYPASDMPKPARELYKKNLIRSISDINDEGIPIYGLNYNNPVDLSNAVFRTASPTHLQYLKNMGVTATFGTSIINDGELWGIIFCHHYKSPKTLSFNKRMLAIFFTNGISLRLQTILIKQQNYRRYTQEEICRNIRQNSKVKSLESLILHEWTALSKELKLIGFSIYSKNAIVNHGIVLEEIDVFKIIAQLEKNMNNGQALNTFFYNRKEEITNDLNAIVSGLAAIRLNDPDRSVLILYREEKNRIYTWAGKPFEENKEESNKSFIPRKNFKAWQELVKNQSLPWQKSDRKMIQELFNALQANILSHLRNESNSNQIEVVLEKKVNDLNYANFLLQEEKKQLQAKVDIMVKSGREADRFNSLKSVVMSNMSHEMRTPLNGIMGLATLINESGSENKETRQFAQLIYQSGARMLQTFNRLMDLDLTGGDSSKSLITSISLDDFFASNLKTVADIAHTKGQSLKWHIHNVDTLILSNEMILSQILINLVNNALKYSGPKAIVHVNAKIIIKNYGRLLRFSVEDNGPGINPEELDKIFEPFYMSSNITGSQDISSGLGLYIVKIYTEYLGGTIELESHLGFGSNFEVNIPIN; translated from the coding sequence TTGAAAAATAATTTAAAAAAAGATTTAGCAAATAAGTTTAAAGTTAATATTCAAAATTGCGATGAAGAACCTATTCATCAATTAGGAAGAATAGATACTCATGGATTGCTATTCGGATTTAATTCTGATCAGGAATTAATATATTTTTCATCAAATCTTCAGAATTTAATAGAATCTTTACTACAGAATTCAGATAAAATTATTTTGAGTCACCTTTTTAATGACTCCATAATTAATTGTTTCAAAAAATTTAATAAAAGTAAAAGTTTAAGCCTCATATATCCTACTATAATTGATTGGGAAGGTGTTCCGCATCAAGCACGGTTTTCAAAATCTACTATTGGTGAAGTACTTATTGAATTAGAATCATTTGATAAAAATGAACCTGAAGTTTTAACTGCAAAACTATCCTCATTAGATTGCTTTTTAAAATCAATAAGTAGTTTCAATCGAGAAAAAGATATGGCTTCTAGTGCTGTAAGTCATTTTAAAGAGCTTACTGGTTTTGATCGAGTAATGTGCTATAAATTTGATCAAAATGGAGATGGAGAGGTCATAGCTGAAGAAAAATCTTTCGGCTTAGAGTCTTTTTTAGGCCTACGATATCCTGCTAGTGATATGCCAAAACCGGCACGAGAACTTTATAAAAAAAATCTTATTAGGTCTATTTCTGATATAAACGATGAAGGAATTCCTATCTATGGTTTAAATTATAACAACCCAGTTGATTTAAGTAACGCAGTTTTTAGAACAGCAAGCCCCACGCACTTGCAATACTTAAAAAATATGGGCGTTACAGCTACTTTTGGTACAAGTATTATTAACGATGGTGAATTATGGGGTATAATTTTTTGCCATCATTATAAAAGTCCAAAAACATTATCTTTTAATAAGAGAATGTTAGCAATATTCTTTACCAATGGTATTTCTCTTCGGCTGCAAACTATTTTAATTAAACAGCAAAATTACCGCAGATATACCCAAGAAGAAATATGTAGAAATATTCGACAAAATAGTAAAGTGAAATCTCTTGAGTCCTTAATTCTTCATGAATGGACTGCTTTATCCAAAGAATTAAAATTAATAGGTTTCTCTATTTACAGTAAAAATGCAATTGTAAATCATGGCATTGTTCTAGAAGAAATTGATGTCTTTAAAATTATAGCACAATTAGAGAAAAACATGAATAACGGACAAGCGCTTAATACCTTTTTTTATAATCGTAAAGAAGAGATTACAAATGATTTAAACGCTATCGTATCAGGTCTTGCAGCAATAAGGTTAAATGATCCAGATAGGTCTGTTTTAATTTTATATAGAGAAGAAAAAAACAGAATATATACATGGGCAGGTAAACCTTTTGAAGAGAATAAAGAGGAGTCTAACAAATCTTTTATCCCACGAAAAAACTTTAAAGCTTGGCAAGAGCTCGTTAAAAATCAATCACTACCTTGGCAAAAAAGTGATAGAAAAATGATTCAGGAACTTTTTAATGCTTTGCAGGCTAATATATTAAGTCATCTTCGCAATGAATCTAATAGTAATCAAATTGAAGTAGTACTTGAAAAGAAGGTCAATGATTTAAATTATGCTAACTTTCTTTTGCAAGAAGAGAAAAAGCAATTACAAGCAAAAGTGGATATTATGGTAAAATCGGGCAGAGAGGCTGACCGGTTTAACAGTTTAAAAAGCGTAGTAATGAGCAATATGAGTCATGAAATGCGCACCCCTTTAAACGGAATTATGGGCCTTGCAACTCTTATAAATGAATCTGGTTCAGAAAATAAAGAAACACGCCAATTTGCTCAGCTCATATATCAAAGTGGTGCAAGAATGCTGCAAACATTTAATCGTTTGATGGATCTAGATTTAACAGGAGGAGATTCGTCAAAAAGCTTAATAACCTCTATTAGTTTAGACGATTTTTTTGCATCAAACTTAAAAACTGTCGCAGATATTGCGCACACAAAAGGACAATCTTTAAAGTGGCATATTCATAATGTTGACACTTTAATTTTATCGAATGAAATGATTTTAAGTCAAATTTTAATCAATTTAGTAAACAATGCTTTAAAATATAGTGGCCCCAAAGCGATTGTTCATGTAAATGCAAAAATAATAATTAAAAATTATGGAAGATTGCTACGATTTTCAGTAGAAGATAACGGACCCGGAATCAATCCAGAGGAATTAGATAAGATATTCGAACCTTTTTATATGTCATCTAATATTACAGGAAGTCAAGACATTAGTAGTGGTTTAGGTCTTTATATTGTTAAAATATATACAGAATATCTAGGAGGTACTATTGAGTTAGAAAGTCACCTCGGTTTTGGATCTAATTTTGAAGTAAACATACCCATTAATTAA
- a CDS encoding DUF779 domain-containing protein produces the protein MERVAITKEAEKVVKQLIAKHGELIFHQSGGCCDGSAPMLFEKDDMYLDESDILLGNLNGVNFYMNQDQFEYWKHTHLTVDVTKGRGASFSLEIPLGLRFLIHSRLLTEEENAQLNA, from the coding sequence ATGGAAAGAGTAGCAATAACCAAAGAAGCAGAGAAAGTTGTAAAGCAACTAATAGCAAAACATGGCGAATTAATATTTCATCAAAGTGGTGGTTGTTGCGATGGTTCTGCCCCCATGTTATTTGAAAAAGATGATATGTATTTAGATGAAAGCGATATTCTATTAGGGAACTTAAATGGCGTGAACTTTTATATGAATCAAGATCAATTTGAATATTGGAAACATACACATTTAACCGTAGATGTTACCAAAGGTCGTGGCGCAAGTTTTTCGTTAGAAATTCCTTTAGGACTTCGTTTTTTAATCCATTCAAGACTTTTAACTGAGGAAGAAAATGCCCAGTTGAATGCATAA
- a CDS encoding aldehyde dehydrogenase family protein yields the protein MSYSKPKFKEKYSNFINGKFVEPIGGQYFENTSPIDNSFIAKYPRSQKEDVELALDAANAAKESWGNTSATERSNLLYKVADIIEANLEEFALVETCDNGKPIRETLNADIPLCVDHWRYFAACIRSEEGGATELDQHTLSMNIKEPLGVVGQIIPWNFPLLMLSWKLPPAIVTGNCVVLKPAEQTPSSATLLMEKIADVFPPGVINIVHGFGPEAGKPLASSSKVDKVAFTGETTTGQLIMQYASKNLNPVTMELGGKSPNVFFNSVMDADDAYLDKAIEGAVLFAFNQGEVCTCPSRILVQEDIYDAFMERVIERTNAIVQANPYDVNTMVGAQASNDQYEKIQSYLKIGIEEGAKVLTGGAVKKLDGDLANGFYIQPTILEGHNKMRVFQEEIFGPVACVTKFKDEEEAIAIANDTLYGLGAGVWTRDAHQLYQIPRAIKAGRVWVNCYHAYPAHAPFGGYKKSGFGRENHVMMLNYYRQTKNMLISYDKNKLGFF from the coding sequence ATGAGTTATTCTAAACCAAAATTTAAAGAGAAATATTCTAATTTTATCAACGGGAAATTTGTAGAACCCATAGGTGGTCAATATTTTGAAAACACATCGCCCATAGATAATAGTTTCATTGCTAAATATCCACGATCTCAAAAAGAGGATGTAGAATTGGCTTTAGATGCAGCCAATGCCGCTAAAGAAAGTTGGGGAAATACATCGGCCACAGAACGTTCTAATTTATTATATAAAGTTGCAGATATTATTGAGGCTAATTTAGAAGAGTTTGCGCTTGTTGAAACATGCGATAATGGAAAGCCAATTCGCGAAACATTAAATGCAGATATTCCTTTGTGTGTAGACCATTGGCGCTATTTTGCTGCATGTATTCGTTCAGAAGAAGGAGGTGCCACTGAGTTAGATCAACATACATTATCTATGAATATTAAAGAACCACTAGGGGTTGTTGGACAGATTATTCCATGGAATTTTCCATTATTAATGCTGTCTTGGAAATTACCCCCAGCTATCGTTACAGGGAACTGCGTGGTCTTAAAACCAGCAGAACAAACACCCTCTTCGGCGACTTTATTAATGGAAAAAATTGCAGATGTGTTTCCTCCAGGAGTTATTAATATTGTTCATGGTTTTGGTCCGGAAGCAGGTAAACCATTAGCATCAAGTTCAAAAGTAGACAAAGTTGCTTTTACAGGAGAAACGACAACTGGACAATTAATTATGCAATATGCATCTAAAAACTTGAATCCTGTAACGATGGAGTTAGGTGGGAAATCTCCAAATGTATTCTTTAATTCTGTGATGGATGCAGACGATGCCTATTTAGATAAAGCTATTGAAGGTGCAGTGTTATTTGCCTTTAATCAAGGTGAGGTTTGTACATGTCCTTCAAGAATTTTAGTTCAGGAAGATATTTACGATGCTTTTATGGAACGTGTTATTGAGCGCACGAACGCTATTGTGCAAGCTAATCCATACGATGTCAACACTATGGTTGGTGCACAAGCCTCTAACGACCAATACGAAAAAATACAATCTTACCTTAAAATAGGTATAGAGGAAGGTGCAAAAGTATTAACTGGCGGAGCAGTTAAAAAATTAGATGGAGATTTAGCAAACGGTTTTTACATTCAGCCTACTATTTTAGAAGGTCATAATAAAATGAGAGTCTTCCAAGAAGAAATTTTTGGCCCTGTTGCTTGCGTAACCAAATTTAAAGATGAAGAGGAAGCTATAGCAATTGCAAATGATACACTTTATGGACTTGGAGCTGGAGTTTGGACCCGAGATGCTCATCAATTATATCAAATTCCAAGAGCCATAAAAGCAGGTCGTGTTTGGGTAAATTGTTACCACGCTTATCCAGCACATGCACCATTTGGAGGCTATAAAAAATCTGGATTTGGAAGAGAAAATCATGTAATGATGCTTAATTATTATCGCCAAACTAAAAATATGTTAATCTCTTATGATAAAAATAAATTAGGATTTTTTTAG
- a CDS encoding AraC family transcriptional regulator: MNSILKQHQTKRNLTTLVENRTTYNADYAELNIYETHDFAEKVALTFDFPVIATMLTGKKVMHIDGFKTFDFFPGESVVMPKNKEMVIDFPLATKKNPTQCLALGIEASKINEVVEKFNQNVAIEYENNNWNLDKTASHLVNNTEINYLIERLTCTFTNDSISKDVLLDLMIQELIIRLLQTKAKSLIINNPNQIFNDTRIGTVIGYIKENLTNKDINVNVLAKKACMSASHFHKKFKNTLGVSPIDYLNSEKIKFSKKLMKETKDFRMSEIAFKSGFNNTSYFNRQFKKMEMMTPQQFKKSLVF; this comes from the coding sequence ATAAATTCCATCTTAAAGCAACATCAAACCAAAAGAAATCTAACCACTTTAGTGGAAAATAGAACGACCTATAATGCAGATTATGCTGAGTTGAATATTTATGAAACCCATGATTTTGCTGAAAAAGTAGCGCTGACATTTGACTTTCCTGTTATAGCCACCATGCTTACTGGAAAGAAAGTTATGCATATTGATGGTTTTAAAACTTTTGACTTTTTTCCTGGAGAATCGGTGGTCATGCCAAAAAACAAGGAGATGGTTATCGATTTCCCTTTAGCGACAAAAAAAAATCCAACGCAATGCCTAGCGCTTGGTATCGAAGCATCTAAAATTAACGAGGTCGTTGAGAAATTTAATCAAAATGTTGCTATTGAATACGAAAACAACAATTGGAATTTAGATAAAACAGCATCGCATTTAGTTAATAATACAGAAATTAATTATTTAATTGAACGATTAACGTGCACGTTTACGAATGATAGTATATCTAAAGATGTTTTATTAGATTTAATGATACAAGAATTAATCATTAGACTTTTACAAACAAAGGCAAAATCTTTAATTATAAATAATCCTAATCAAATTTTCAATGACACCAGAATAGGAACTGTCATTGGGTATATAAAAGAGAATTTAACCAATAAAGATATTAATGTAAATGTATTGGCAAAAAAAGCTTGTATGAGTGCCTCTCATTTTCATAAAAAATTTAAAAACACCTTAGGAGTTTCTCCGATTGATTATTTAAATTCTGAAAAAATTAAATTTTCAAAAAAACTAATGAAAGAAACTAAAGATTTTAGAATGTCTGAAATCGCTTTTAAATCTGGTTTTAACAACACGAGTTATTTTAACAGACAATTTAAGAAGATGGAAATGATGACGCCTCAACAATTCAAAAAATCACTTGTTTTTTGA
- a CDS encoding LysR family transcriptional regulator has product MKHQIELRHIRYFLAVAEELHFRKAAEKLFISQPGLSRQIKMLEEELGVVLFERHNRKVLLTKVGAYLKKEFSLQLKTLSYTLDHAKLLHDGMKGELKIGYVGSAMQDVIPNLLLSFEKNHPDILFNLKEIDNQQQIDDLLSFSSDIGFVRLERVPRALEIKEILKENFCLVLPKNHSIHKNNFKSLAQFSEESFILFDAKYSASYHEKVMQIFDDCAFTPLISHNTIHSSSIFKLVENNFGISIVPQSLARRGGYKIKFIELDMIPQKTTLSVIWNKKNSNPILEDILALL; this is encoded by the coding sequence ATGAAGCATCAAATAGAATTAAGACACATTCGATATTTTTTAGCAGTTGCCGAAGAATTACATTTTAGAAAAGCAGCCGAGAAGTTATTTATTTCTCAACCAGGATTAAGTAGACAAATTAAAATGCTAGAGGAAGAGTTGGGGGTTGTTCTTTTTGAACGTCATAATAGAAAGGTGCTCCTAACGAAAGTTGGGGCGTATTTAAAAAAAGAATTTTCATTGCAACTAAAAACACTTTCTTATACTTTAGATCATGCAAAATTATTGCATGATGGTATGAAAGGAGAATTAAAAATTGGTTATGTGGGTTCTGCCATGCAAGATGTAATTCCTAATTTATTATTAAGTTTTGAGAAAAATCACCCAGATATACTTTTTAATTTAAAAGAAATTGATAATCAGCAACAAATAGATGATTTACTTTCTTTTTCTTCGGATATTGGGTTTGTACGTTTAGAGAGGGTTCCTAGAGCATTGGAAATAAAAGAAATTTTAAAAGAAAATTTTTGTTTGGTGTTGCCCAAAAATCATAGTATTCATAAAAATAATTTTAAAAGTTTAGCGCAGTTTAGTGAGGAGTCTTTCATTCTTTTTGATGCAAAGTATAGTGCCTCTTACCACGAAAAAGTAATGCAAATTTTTGATGATTGCGCTTTTACTCCTCTAATTTCTCATAATACCATTCACTCTAGTTCTATTTTTAAATTAGTGGAAAATAATTTTGGAATTTCTATTGTGCCACAATCGTTAGCTCGCAGAGGAGGTTATAAAATTAAATTTATTGAATTGGATATGATTCCTCAAAAAACAACACTTTCCGTAATTTGGAATAAAAAAAATAGCAATCCTATTTTAGAAGATATTTTGGCGCTTCTTTAA
- the hutH gene encoding histidine ammonia-lyase, with amino-acid sequence MFKYGIDQLTLLKVRDIANGNLKTIITNEAKEKIIACRKKVETITKKNKAVYGINTGFGPLCDVQISPKETHQLQTNLLITHAVGVGENIDKQLSKLMMICKVHALCQGFSGVRLKLIERIIYFIENDLLPTVPMQGSVGASGDLAPLSHLFLPIIGEGEFWVNHKILPAKEVLENHNLQPLELHAKEGLGLINGTQFILAHTITGLLKMDYLLDLADVSGAMSIEGYKGSSSPFREELHRIRPFKGSIKVAERMRNLFKNSQNITSHENCERVQDPYSMRCIPQVHGASRNAFYHLLELAEIEMNAVTDNPIVLSETEAISGGNFHGQPLAMALDYCSIAASELGNIADRRCYLLLEGKYGLPRLLTKSGGLNSGFMIPQYTTAALVTENKSLCFPPSADSIPTSLGQEDHVSMGSISGRQFNEILGNLEKILAIELMYAAQALEFRRPNTFSKIIEKNHTIIREKVDKLEEDRLLKDDIYNMIQLVRNKNIIVK; translated from the coding sequence ATGTTTAAATACGGAATAGATCAACTTACACTTCTTAAAGTACGAGATATTGCTAACGGAAATTTAAAAACCATCATTACTAATGAAGCCAAAGAAAAAATAATTGCCTGCAGAAAAAAAGTAGAAACCATCACCAAAAAAAACAAAGCGGTATATGGTATAAATACTGGTTTTGGACCTTTGTGTGATGTGCAAATATCACCTAAAGAAACCCATCAACTTCAAACCAATTTACTCATTACACATGCTGTGGGGGTTGGTGAAAATATTGACAAACAATTGTCTAAATTGATGATGATTTGCAAAGTGCATGCATTATGTCAGGGTTTTTCTGGCGTTCGTTTAAAATTGATAGAACGTATTATTTATTTTATAGAAAATGATTTATTACCAACTGTTCCTATGCAAGGTTCTGTGGGAGCTTCGGGAGATTTAGCGCCTCTTTCTCACTTATTTTTACCAATTATTGGTGAAGGAGAATTTTGGGTGAATCATAAAATTCTTCCTGCCAAAGAAGTTTTAGAAAATCATAATTTACAACCTTTAGAATTGCATGCTAAAGAGGGTTTAGGCTTAATAAACGGCACTCAATTTATTTTAGCACATACGATTACCGGACTTCTAAAAATGGACTATTTATTGGATTTAGCAGATGTTTCTGGTGCCATGAGTATTGAAGGTTATAAAGGAAGTTCGTCTCCTTTTAGAGAAGAATTACATCGCATAAGACCGTTTAAAGGAAGTATAAAAGTTGCAGAAAGAATGCGAAATTTATTTAAAAACTCTCAAAACATTACTTCTCATGAGAATTGCGAACGTGTTCAAGACCCCTACTCTATGCGCTGTATTCCTCAGGTACATGGTGCTTCTAGAAATGCATTTTACCACTTACTAGAATTGGCGGAAATAGAAATGAATGCGGTTACCGATAACCCCATTGTATTGAGCGAAACAGAAGCAATTTCAGGAGGTAATTTTCACGGACAACCTTTGGCTATGGCATTAGATTACTGTTCAATTGCTGCATCAGAATTAGGAAATATTGCAGACCGACGTTGTTATTTATTGTTAGAAGGGAAATATGGTTTACCAAGATTACTAACTAAAAGTGGCGGTTTAAACTCTGGTTTTATGATTCCGCAATACACCACCGCAGCTTTGGTTACCGAAAACAAATCGTTGTGCTTCCCTCCTTCTGCAGATAGTATTCCAACTTCTTTAGGACAAGAAGATCATGTCTCGATGGGAAGTATTTCTGGTCGACAATTCAATGAAATTTTAGGGAATTTAGAAAAAATACTAGCTATCGAATTGATGTATGCCGCGCAAGCACTAGAATTTAGAAGACCCAATACATTTTCTAAAATCATAGAAAAAAATCATACAATTATTAGAGAAAAAGTTGATAAATTAGAAGAGGATAGACTTTTAAAGGATGATATTTATAATATGATTCAATTAGTGAGAAATAAAAATATTATCGTAAAATAA
- a CDS encoding urocanate hydratase — MTFQEQILQGIPAILPAKRSYPKDANRAPKRKDILTIEEKQLAIKNALRYFPKDWHQELATEFANELKEFGRIYMYRFKPAYKIFARSIAEYPSKTQQAAAIMLMIQNNLNPSVAQHPEELITYGGNGAVFQNWVQYLLVMQYLAMMTAEQTLHVYSGHPMGLFPSSKNAPRVVVTNGMMIPNYSKPNDWEKFNALGVTQYGQMTAGSFMYIGPQGIVHGTTITVMNAFRKILKKEENPNGKIFLTAGLGGMSGAQPKAGTIAGCITICAEVNKKAAIKRYEQGWVDVLIDDIDILVERTLKAQKNKEIVSIAFIGNIIHVWEKFDEENIFIHIGSDQTSLHIPWTGGYYPADISYEAANILLRENPELFKKEVQKSLRRHAKSINNHTKKGTYFFDYGNAFLLEASRAGADVMAKNKIDFKYPSYVQDILGPMCFDYGFGPFRWVCASGNPKDLDKTDAIAATVLQELMENSPEEIKLQMQDNITWIQNAKSNKMIVGSQARILYADAEGRIKIAEAFNNAIAKGEIGPIILGRDHHDVSGTDSPFRETSNIYDGSKFTADMAIHNVIGDSFRGATWVSIHNGGGVGWGEVINGGFGMLLDGTKEAEQKLRNMLFYDVNNGIARRSWARNKEAIFAIKREMERTPNLKITLPNFVEENLLKNLFE, encoded by the coding sequence ATGACGTTTCAAGAACAAATTTTACAAGGAATTCCTGCAATTTTACCTGCTAAAAGAAGCTATCCTAAAGATGCAAATAGAGCTCCAAAAAGAAAAGATATTTTAACAATTGAAGAAAAACAGCTCGCGATTAAAAATGCTTTACGATATTTTCCAAAAGATTGGCATCAAGAATTAGCTACTGAATTTGCGAATGAATTAAAAGAATTTGGCAGAATATATATGTATCGGTTCAAACCAGCGTATAAGATTTTTGCTAGATCAATTGCAGAATATCCTTCAAAAACACAGCAAGCTGCAGCCATCATGTTAATGATTCAGAATAATCTAAACCCATCAGTTGCGCAGCATCCAGAAGAACTCATCACCTATGGCGGAAATGGTGCTGTTTTTCAAAATTGGGTGCAATATCTTTTGGTCATGCAGTATTTAGCAATGATGACAGCAGAACAAACTTTACATGTATATTCGGGTCATCCCATGGGTTTATTTCCCTCCTCTAAAAATGCACCAAGAGTTGTCGTAACCAACGGAATGATGATTCCGAATTACTCAAAACCAAACGATTGGGAAAAGTTTAATGCTTTAGGAGTTACTCAATATGGGCAAATGACTGCGGGTTCATTTATGTATATTGGTCCGCAAGGAATTGTACACGGAACCACGATTACGGTGATGAACGCATTTCGAAAAATATTAAAAAAAGAGGAAAATCCGAATGGAAAAATATTTTTAACAGCAGGATTAGGCGGCATGAGTGGCGCACAACCCAAAGCGGGAACTATTGCAGGTTGTATTACAATTTGCGCAGAAGTAAACAAAAAAGCGGCTATAAAAAGATATGAGCAAGGTTGGGTAGATGTTTTAATTGATGATATTGATATTCTTGTTGAAAGAACCTTAAAAGCTCAAAAAAATAAAGAAATTGTTTCAATCGCTTTTATTGGAAATATTATTCATGTTTGGGAAAAATTTGATGAAGAAAATATCTTTATTCATATCGGTTCAGATCAAACGTCACTGCATATTCCTTGGACAGGGGGGTATTATCCTGCAGATATTTCTTATGAAGCTGCCAATATTTTACTAAGAGAAAATCCTGAATTATTTAAAAAAGAGGTACAAAAATCTTTAAGAAGGCACGCAAAATCTATCAATAATCATACTAAAAAAGGAACCTATTTCTTTGATTATGGAAATGCCTTTTTATTAGAAGCGTCAAGAGCTGGTGCCGATGTAATGGCAAAAAATAAGATTGATTTTAAATATCCTTCTTATGTGCAGGACATTTTAGGTCCCATGTGTTTCGATTATGGTTTTGGACCTTTTAGATGGGTGTGTGCTTCTGGGAATCCTAAAGATTTAGACAAAACGGATGCCATTGCTGCAACTGTTTTACAAGAATTAATGGAGAATTCACCCGAAGAAATAAAACTACAAATGCAGGATAATATCACTTGGATACAGAATGCAAAATCCAATAAAATGATTGTTGGTTCTCAAGCTAGAATTCTATATGCAGATGCTGAAGGGCGCATAAAAATTGCAGAAGCTTTTAATAATGCCATTGCAAAAGGAGAAATTGGCCCAATAATTTTAGGTAGAGATCATCATGATGTGAGTGGAACAGATTCTCCCTTTAGAGAAACTTCTAATATTTACGATGGTAGTAAATTTACTGCAGATATGGCAATTCATAATGTTATTGGAGATAGCTTTCGAGGTGCAACTTGGGTTTCTATTCATAATGGCGGCGGCGTTGGTTGGGGAGAAGTAATCAATGGTGGTTTCGGAATGCTCTTAGACGGCACAAAAGAGGCAGAACAGAAATTAAGAAATATGCTTTTTTATGATGTAAATAACGGAATTGCAAGAAGAAGTTGGGCAAGAAATAAAGAAGCTATTTTTGCCATAAAAAGAGAAATGGAAAGAACCCCAAATCTAAAAATTACGTTGCCTAACTTCGTGGAGGAAAATCTCTTAAAAAATTTATTTGAATGA
- the hutI gene encoding imidazolonepropionase codes for MNVLFINIKELIQVREHSVDFISGKDMNVLPTIKNAFLLVENGFIADFGLMEHCPNIAIKTIDASGRMILPSWCDSHTHLVYSGNREDEFVARINGLSYAEIAEKGGGILNSAKKLQETSEEDLYNESKIRLEEIIQLGTGAVEIKSGYGLTKDAELKMLRVIKKLKENYSVAIKATFLGAHAIPAAYKNHKSGYLQMLIDDMLPIIAKEKLADFIDIFCETGYFSVKDTAQILKAGQKHGLRGKIHVNQFTAIGGVEVAVQNKALSVDHLEEMRTEDIEALKNTKTMPVALPSCSYFLSIPYAPARKMINAGLPLALATDYNPGSTPSGNMNFVVATACIKMKMTPEEAINAATINGAYAMNLQEKVGSITKGKLANLILTKKINSYNFIPYSFGNHQIESVFLKGNEIKKA; via the coding sequence ATGAATGTACTTTTTATAAATATCAAAGAATTAATTCAAGTACGAGAGCACTCCGTAGATTTTATTTCTGGGAAAGACATGAATGTTTTACCCACGATTAAAAACGCTTTTTTATTAGTTGAAAATGGATTCATTGCCGATTTTGGATTGATGGAACACTGCCCTAATATAGCAATTAAAACGATTGATGCTAGCGGAAGAATGATCTTACCTTCTTGGTGTGATTCTCATACGCACCTTGTGTATTCAGGCAATCGAGAAGATGAATTTGTTGCTAGAATTAACGGACTTTCATATGCTGAAATTGCTGAAAAGGGCGGCGGAATTTTAAACTCTGCTAAAAAACTACAAGAAACTTCAGAAGAAGATTTATACAACGAAAGTAAAATTCGATTAGAAGAAATTATTCAATTAGGCACAGGTGCTGTAGAAATAAAATCGGGATATGGTTTAACAAAAGATGCGGAGTTAAAAATGCTTCGTGTCATAAAAAAATTAAAAGAAAATTATTCGGTAGCGATAAAAGCTACTTTTTTAGGTGCTCATGCAATTCCAGCTGCCTATAAAAACCATAAAAGCGGGTATTTACAAATGTTAATTGATGATATGCTACCGATTATTGCAAAAGAAAAGTTAGCGGATTTTATCGATATTTTCTGTGAAACAGGCTATTTTTCTGTGAAAGATACAGCGCAAATCTTAAAAGCTGGACAAAAGCACGGACTCCGAGGTAAAATTCATGTCAATCAGTTTACTGCCATAGGCGGAGTTGAAGTTGCTGTTCAAAACAAAGCATTATCGGTAGACCATTTGGAAGAAATGAGAACTGAAGATATTGAAGCTCTTAAAAACACCAAAACAATGCCAGTTGCCTTGCCAAGTTGTTCTTATTTTTTAAGCATTCCGTATGCACCCGCTAGAAAAATGATCAACGCGGGTTTGCCTTTGGCCTTAGCAACAGATTACAACCCTGGTTCTACACCTTCTGGAAACATGAATTTTGTGGTTGCTACGGCTTGTATTAAAATGAAAATGACACCCGAAGAAGCTATAAATGCGGCAACAATTAACGGAGCTTATGCCATGAATTTACAAGAAAAAGTAGGTTCTATTACCAAAGGAAAATTAGCGAATTTAATTTTGACTAAGAAAATTAATTCTTATAATTTTATTCCTTATTCTTTTGGAAATCATCAAATTGAAAGCGTATTTTTAAAAGGGAATGAAATTAAAAAAGCATAA